A section of the Pristiophorus japonicus isolate sPriJap1 chromosome 4, sPriJap1.hap1, whole genome shotgun sequence genome encodes:
- the LOC139262143 gene encoding CXXC-type zinc finger protein 5-like gives MMSNASKLTEQQITQSTDPSEKDNHKDDELTADLEKRSRSGIINEPISKVLKKPRSSTRFSTFGGSSSMNGQLQNGSIFVNGKESTVPTSKHKRVYHMLDKSDRSLESLSEAQNEVHIIPSDLQKQVEPEHIFLSSEREAGISDMEVVSAAEAISSPVDLPFMSGIPLNPGVFIMTPAGIFMADSALQMAGLVEYPLQNDLASAIHSGKKKRKRCGMCEPCRRRLNCEECSSCRNRKTGHQICKLRKCEELKKKPTASLEKVILPSGAAFRWFQ, from the coding sequence ATGATGTCCAATGCCAGCAAACTTACTGAGCAACAAATCACTCAGAGCACAGATCCATCGGAAAAGGATAATCATAAGGATGACGAACTTACTGCTGATTTAGAAAAAAGGAGCAGAAGTGGTATAATAAATGAGCCAATAAGCAAAGTGCTAAAGAAACCTCGTTCATCAACACGCTTTTCTACATTTGGCGGTTCCAGCTCAATGAATGGGCAGTTGCAGAATGGAAGTATCTTCGTAAATGGAAAAGAATCAACAGTTCCTACCTCAAAGCATAAAAGAGTCTATCACATGCTAGACAAATCTGACAGGTCACTGGAAAGCTTATCAGAAGCACAGAATGAAGTACACATCATTCCTTCAGATCTTCAAAAGCAGGTGGAACCTGAGCATATTTTCCTCTCGAGTGAGCGAGAAGCTGGCATTTCTGACATGGAGGTAGTCTCTGCTGCTGAAGCAATAAGCAGTCCTGTTGATTTACCCTTCATGAGTGGCATTCCCTTGAATCCAGGTGTTTTTAttatgactcctgctgggatattcATGGCAGATAGTGCACTTCAGATGGCCGGTCTGGTAGAATATCCATTGCAGAATGACCTTGCTTCAGCCATTCATTCTGGAAAAAAGAAGAGAAAGAGATGTGGCATGTGTGAGCCCTGCAGAAGAAGATTAAATTGTGAGGAATGCAGTAGCTGTAGAAATCGCAAAACTGGCCACCAAATTTGCAAACTGCGAAAATGtgaggaacttaaaaaaaaaccaacAGCATCCTTGGAG